The Brevibacillus humidisoli DNA segment GCATCGAACGAATCGTCATACGGTTATGGCGGATCCGGTAGACAGGGATACCGCGGGCTTGCAACTCCTCGTATACGGCGCGCATACAGGTGGCACAAGCGTCAACCAACCCCTGCTTATAAAGGGTGGTGTGATAGGCGACCAGTTCGTTTGTCGGCTTAAAGTCTCGATAGGAGAGCAAATAGGTACGCTCTGAGGATAGTCCCAGTTCAGAACTCGTCTCATAGAAGTGAGCTTCGCTGATCGTATCGAAGCTGATCCGATCAAGGGATAGGCCATCGCGGTAGACGATTTCCAGCAGCACTTTGGTCAGGCTGGAGCCGTTCAGTTGGGGAACGAACGCCTTCTGCTTCAGCTGGTGTTGTTTGGCAATGGAATAGGGAGCTTGTCCAGAAAACAGCCATACATCCACTTGATGCTCGCCATCCCGGATCAGATCAATGGTTTCCTCCACATCGTTGTAGATAAATGGTACAACTTGCAATTGCTTTTTAAACTCCTGGCCGACCTCGCAGATCAGCTCTACTGAGTCTCTGGGTCCGACTGCACCAACTCTTGTGATCATCCGTTGGTCCCTCCGCGGTATTTCGTCTGGGATCATCAATCGGTTGCGGCTTGTCCGTCTTGGCGCTCAAGCTGCGCAGCGTGCAAAGCACACAAGGACAAGGTTTTGACGGCGATCCCCAACACCTTTTCATCAATGTCAAACGTTTCTTTGTGGTGCCCTGCCGCCAGTGTCGTACCGAAGTATACGTAGCTGGCCAAGCCGCCATTTTGCTGTACACGTGCCATCATCGTGGTGGCGTCCTCCGAACCGCCAGCCTGGGCTAACTCCACAATGGAGTGGATCCCTTCCACTTGAGCGGCCTGGGCCCGGACGAACGGAAAGAGCGCGGGACTGGAGTTGCAGGTTTGCGCTTCCCCGACAATCTCGATCGTTTCTGTAACGTCGTACATCGCAGCCGCACCACGAATGATCCGTAAAGCACGATCCAGCACATACTGGTTAATTTCTGACGTTTCCCCGCGTGTTTCCAGTTTGAGCTGAGCCGAAGCAGGGACAATATTGCGGCCGCTGCCCGCTTGCAGCACACCCACATTGATCCGGGAGGAACCTGCACTGTGCCGGGCGATGCCATGCAGGTTCAACGCAGCGGTTGCAGCGGCCAACAGCGCGTTTTTCCCTTCTTCCGGACTGCCTCCGGCGTGGGCAGCCGCCCCCGTATAGGAAACGTTCAGTTTTGTCGTTGCCAAATATCCATTGGCGCCGCAAACCACTTCACCGAGTGGGTGGTTAACCCCCACGTGACTGGCAAAAAAGAGCTGCAGATCGTCAACCACACCAACTGCTACCATTGCTTTGGCCCCGCGTACCCCTTCCTCGGCGGGCTGAAAGATCAGCTTGATTCGTCCAGACAGACGATCTTTGATCTGAGCGAGAGTATGCGCCACCCCTAGACCAATCGTCGTGTGTGCATCGTGTCCGCAAGCGTGCATCATGTTCTCGTTGATGGAGCGAAAGCCCAATGCAGCAGGCAGATGAGACTCATCGGCCGACTCGTGCAAATCAAGAGCGTCCATATCGAAGCGAAAGCCGATCGTCGGACCTGGCCGTCCCGTATCCAGGATGCCGACCACCCCGGTCAAACCGCCCGAAAAATAGGGCAGCCAATTCGGGTCCGCTCCTTGTTCAAGAGCTCTCTGTTCCTCACGAGTGAGCACCTCCTGTGTCGGAACGCCCATCCTGGCGTGCTCGTCAATCACTTCGCGGCCAGCTTGCACAAGATAACCCCAAGAGGCTAAGCGCTGGGCAACCAGACTGGCCGTGCGGAATTCAAGCCAGCCGGTTTCGGCATGCTTGTGAAAATCCCGCCGCCATTGCACAAGGGTAGGGTACAACTGATTAACATGGTGTTGAATATCAGTAGTCATCATAAGCTCCTTTGCTGTTTATGTTTTAGGTCCTATTTAGGAAAATTTCTGAATATCGTAGTTATTTTGACGTCTTACACAAAATTCCTGCTCAAATCCACAAATAATGCCATGTTAGATGCCAGTATAGTACAAGGGACCACCGAGAATCTCGACAGCTTGAAGAACAAATCAGTGCGTATTTTTCGAGATTTAAACCAATAGACAGGATGAACCGAACAAAAAATTCAAAACTTTCTAAATTGGTTGTTGACACATTTTTTACCAATCTCTTATAGTGTTTAAATAACAGCATCTTTTAGGAAATTTTCCGTAAAGGAGGGGTTGGGTGAAGGATATCTATGCGTATGTCGACCGGCATCGAGACAGATATGTGGAGTGGCTACAGGAAATTTGCCGACAGCCAAGTGTTGCCGCGCAAGACAGGGGCATGAAAGAGACAGCGGCCATGGTGGAGAGGTATCTCAAACAGTTGGGCGGGGAGGTTCAGCTCGTGAACACGTCAGGTTTTCCGGTTGTGTACGGATTGTTTGCGGGGGAGAGTGACCGGACGCTCTCTTTTTACAACCATTACGACGTGCAGCCGGAAGATCCGCTTGAATTGTGGGATTCTCCGCCATTTGCCGCAGAGATTCGCGATGGGTATATCTACGCCCGTGGCGTGGCTGATAACAAGGGCAACCTGATCGCACGTCTGGCTGCTGTCGACGCCCTCCTGAATGTGCGTGGCCGCCTGCCGCTGCGAGTCAAATTTATAG contains these protein-coding regions:
- a CDS encoding amidohydrolase, translating into MTTDIQHHVNQLYPTLVQWRRDFHKHAETGWLEFRTASLVAQRLASWGYLVQAGREVIDEHARMGVPTQEVLTREEQRALEQGADPNWLPYFSGGLTGVVGILDTGRPGPTIGFRFDMDALDLHESADESHLPAALGFRSINENMMHACGHDAHTTIGLGVAHTLAQIKDRLSGRIKLIFQPAEEGVRGAKAMVAVGVVDDLQLFFASHVGVNHPLGEVVCGANGYLATTKLNVSYTGAAAHAGGSPEEGKNALLAAATAALNLHGIARHSAGSSRINVGVLQAGSGRNIVPASAQLKLETRGETSEINQYVLDRALRIIRGAAAMYDVTETIEIVGEAQTCNSSPALFPFVRAQAAQVEGIHSIVELAQAGGSEDATTMMARVQQNGGLASYVYFGTTLAAGHHKETFDIDEKVLGIAVKTLSLCALHAAQLERQDGQAATD